In the Salvia miltiorrhiza cultivar Shanhuang (shh) chromosome 8, IMPLAD_Smil_shh, whole genome shotgun sequence genome, tgatgagactttataatattttatcatttttttatttttatatctaaatattctaAGTTATGTactcgggtttcgggctagcccatcgggttagtcgggtcgACCCTATCGGGTGCCGGGCTATTTGGTTACGGGCTAATCaggttgtaatttttatcgggttgaaaatattcaaccctaaccctctcggatggcaggttaatcgggccagcccacgggtttcgggctagattgacatccatacaaattttaataaaaaaaattattaaataagttTTTCTGTTGatgtaactattttttttttttttgataaactgTTGATGTAACTATTAAATAAGTTTTTGAAGGTATTAATAGTGAAAAAGAATATTGATAATGTACAAAAAAGTTCTACATTGAATATATGGATaataatagagaaaaaaaatctcacattaaatgtaaaattatcaaattataTGAGAtcatatctaaaaataaatacatatatatatttgatgatgcatcaaaaaagaaaagaatgcaTAATTTTAAGGACGAAAGAAATAACAAATTCCAAGCACCTATAAATAATTTCATATAGGTTGACGAAACACAACTCAATTGGTTAAAAGTTTAAGTCGGCTTGAAGAATTAGTGTGTGCATGTGTGAGGGCGCAGCTCTCAAAAAACAATTTCATGCACATTTATGAAATAAACACCAAAAAGCAACCAAGCATATTTTATAACTGAAAAACATACTACATAACATTTAACTCCAAAAATAGTGATGCATAATGAGAATCATGCGATGCCTTCAGTTTGCTTCATTCCGACTCTAGCTAACAATTCATCACTTTCAAGCATGCTGAGATGTCATCACACGATGCCTTGATCGAGAATCTTAGTGATTACATTGCAATCAACAAAAGCCAAAAATTTAGGTTGAAGCAAGTAAAAGGAAAGCAAACAGCCGATATTCCAAAGTTGGTTgcacaccagatctcctattccAAAACGGACATGTGATAGGAATAGCATCACTATGATGCAAAAAAGGCATAATTACACTAAACACAAGGAAATAATTGAACTCAAGATTCATGTGAACAGAAACATAGGATTCCCAGGTATTGTTTCTGGGGAATCCTAGGAAAAACTTTCTTGCAGTGAAACTACTTACATAACTCAAAAAAGGGCAACAACTAGAAACATACAGAAAACTAACAGAaacaaaagagagagagaaaaaaaagaccTTAGAAGAATACATAGTTTTTCAGACCTGTTTTAGTTACAAACCTGTTTAAGGAGTTACCCTTCCTAAAATTAGAACACTTTCCATCAACAGCTAACTCAACAAACAAGATACAAAAGAAAAACTTTAGAATACAACCAAACCCAAGAAAcaccaaaatatattaaatacgAAATGCCTTTTATCTTAAATACACATCACACAATATCCAAATCAGAGATGAGAGGGGTCAAACAACATTAGGCGATGCGTATTGTTTCTATGTTCTTGCTCAGCTCCTCCAGCTTCTTCAGCCTCATCCGCTCGCTTTCACTCACCAGCTGAGTAAAAAACATAGCTCGTTATTAACTTAAGCTCACGGGCATTTAGTGTGTGATTAGAATGGATAAGCAAGATTAGTTTTGCCCTCACCTCCATCAATTTAGTGATTAGCTGTACTTTCTCTTTGTTCTTCTCATTGAATGCTTCTAGAGCTTCTTTGTACTCCCTCTCCTGCGATAATAGATTCAAGAGCAGAATCGAAATTTTTAGAGACTAATCAATCTAATTCACCTAGTTAAAGGAAGAAGAACTCTGCTAATTAATTCATCAATGAGATAACAGTATATCACCTTCTTCTGGCATGTTTGCCCCAATGGCTTTAACTCCTTGTTAACAGAGTCGATTTTCTTGCGAACAAAGGAGACTTCCTTCTTCATTGGGTCTGAGAGGGCATCTAATTCCTGATAATTCATTTTAATGTCGAGTAAGTAATTGATTATGGCAACATAATATACATTTCAACACTTGCTACATGAACTTCTACAACAGTTTCgtatttacaggcaattaccccattAAAGGTGATTgttcaaatcaattttttatGCATATGAAAAAATGAGGTACTAATTTGTCAATAATATATGCAGAGGCATCAAATAGCATTAGTTTTCAAGAATCTCTGTATGGGTGAATCTTCTGAGCTCGAATATGCATATACTCCAACTAAAAAACTCCAAAcataaattggaaaaaaaaaaaaaaaacaaaaaaaaaaaacaaaacaaaacaaaaaaacaacaaTATCGTGGTTTGCAGGTGGAAATCTAGATATTCACAACTTTAGCCATGACAAAACAGACAAATTAGGGCAAAAACCAtcttaaaaaatcaaaattctgTTCAAAGATCTGGTCTGACTTGAAAACAAAAAGGGATAAGAAACAAGAAATCCGTAAAATTGAGAATAACTTGTACAGATATTTTACCCATAACAACACTTGACAGTTAAAAAGCCCTTTTGCCCTGAATAAcgggaaaaaaaattcaaaaaaaaacaaaaaaaacaaaattcagAAGGAAGAAAGGCACAAATCCAAGGGAAAACCTAAACAACTATAGGAAAATTTTAACAATACCCATGAACCGCAACAACACAAGCCCCAAAAACAAGCACAATTTTCagcaaaataagaaaataaaggaTACGAAACCCTAGGGAAAAACAGCGTCGATTAAGCCCCAACAATTTggttcgagagagagagagagagagagagagagacctcaCGGATGACGGCCAAACGCTTGGTTTCTTCTTCAATTCGGCCGAGCTGAGCTTGAACTTTCTCCTTAACttccatcttcttcttctcaatTTCCTCCTCCTTGGCCCTGAAAGTGGAGAGAGCGGATTTGGACATCTCCTCGTCTTCCTTGGAGAGAGTGCCGTTGAAGCTGAGGCTCCCAGAAATCTGGCCCGACTGCATAGATTGCTGGTTTTCAAGCGTCCTCTGCGTCTGCATCATTGCTCTTCTCGCACACGAAAACCTTCTCCTCTCTTGATTTCTCCTCTTTATTATCTCTTGCGGATGGCCTCTTTTGCTCTTTTTTCAGCCTTGGGGGGCTTCTTTCTCTCGCCCTTTAATTCGCTTTTGCTTTTGCTTTTGgaatgatgagagagagagaggtttttCTCTTGGGTTCCTGTTTGCAGGTGCTTATGAACAAGGGTGGAATGAAGGGGTCTCTCTCTCTTATGTTTAAAGTAAGGAAAGCCAGCTTAGCTTATGGCTTTTATGACCCACTATTTCAAATTATTCTACCTCATTTCTATTTCTTTAATCATATTTTTCTACTTCTTTTCTTTACTGCCATTACCTATTCACTTATTTCAGTGGAGATAATTAaacttcattattttattttattttattttttaaataaattagtaatattaaataaataaatttaaagatgaCGTTACAAGAGACTCGAActcaaaatttttaattttaaacatTAACCCTTTATTACTTGGTCAACACACGCGCAACCAAACTTCATTATTATTAATAGGGCATAACTTTTTGCATACcattttttaaactttaatttcaatttcCACATAATGAATATCAGTCGGATCTCTCAGGAAttttttttggcaaataaaacAATCAATAAATGTAATTTGTATTTTGGATTAGGATTCTTTTACCGAGAAtcattcttcttttcttctccaccatatttattttcattatttaccGAGCTCATCGCGAAATATGTAAAAACTCATCTATTAACTCTTTAATctattctcatatatatatataactatctTTAATCTGGGTATTAACAATCTTGAAATAACGCTATAGTTGAGTTTATCATTAGCATGCTGTCATGTATATTTGATGATCTTTGATCTTTttaataatcttattttaaaaCATTAAGCATTAGACTGAAATGACCCAACTACCAACCACTTGAAAAAGATGACCTGCACAATTCACCTTTACACAATGGGAAATAAAAATGCCAAATTTCTAAACCCTTGTTTTCTAACAAACACCTCATCCACAACGGTGGAACCCTCCATTCCTATTGGCTAATATTTCCTATATATAAATTGACACTTGTGTCCAAAAGCTTGACCAATATGCCCTTCTTCTCTATCCACCCAAATTAATACCTCAACTTATTGAACCTCAAATATTCCAAGATTCATAAGAATTTAGGAttccaattttttattaaatggcgattttatatataaaaaaaaaaaagaaaagaaaaaacccaaaaaaacccttgaaagcacagaaggagcagactaagggccgaacctcattaaaaccttttcacggaaaacccagtggaaaaaccgtgaaaaggaaaaagagtactcgtctaaacacaaaacgaaagtagggaagagcggaagggaaagtttccggaactccggcctaaccatcgtccccaaactatcccggctctcacccTACGAAAAAACAAAACGCGGCCGGTAAGACTCCGTCGCCGTAAGAAGAACAAACCCAAATAAAGAAAAACGAGAGCAAAACATCCGGGTATATGCCATCTCCGTGAACACTCCACAAAAACCCGAATCAGACAACAACCCATCAGACCCAACTACCGTTTCTGACGCAaatggctatgcgaagccatgtccAGGCGAACCGCAgtcctaatctcctcaatctcgtgcggccaccacccttccgaacgttgttggttagccattaaatctgccgccttgtttccttctctaaagatgtgagaaacctgcagcgagaaagcatctaacatctttaaaatcgtattccacgccgccttaaaacgccaaggcacatttaaagaacgagaattaagaatggatatcacgtaggtggaatcggcttcaatccaaagcttgtgccatccacgattgtgagcaatttgaatcgccgagataacaGCCAGGAGTTCCGCTTCgaaggcaaaacccgagccacctttgaagtgaaaacaaccacgcaccacattccaattatctctaaacaccccacctgcagcaataTTGCCCGGAGCTCCCGTCGCCGAgccatcagtattcactttgatccacggcgccacTAGATTCCAATTATTACTTCTTAAAAACCTGCAAATTGTTTTGTTCCGTACGTATAtcgataaataaatcaatattatTAAATCCTACTAGAAGAGAACCCACTTcatattgtttaatttttttttttttgatcggtaaaattaaaattttattaagataaaaagcaaggcaccagggatgccaatcaaaacaagaaggaaagattgaaaccctttgagcaccacatggtgaaagggattctcaactccaaaactttatagacctcattccaactccaaagtctacccttgatctgtaaaacaagtctctcaatatcccaaatctttccttgaaaacgactctcgtttctttttgtttaattaatccATGTTTGAGAAGAGATTATTACAAAAAGTGGTATTTCTTTAGCTGTAATTCTTGATTTGCACATGAATTGTGAGCCTGTCTTTGTGAGATTGTTATTTTCTTGAGCTGGTATGTATCACCTAACTTTTTCTACTTCCTCCACATGGAGAAGCTGACAGCATCGTATAATTTACAGACACAAGGTTGGAGATATAtgtataatttaattctttgtTTGTTTATAACTGTTTTTAGCAgctatatattaaaaatatggaGCAAAACATTTCGTAACGCAATCTTTTTTGGCTGCTTCAAAGGTAGGACAGCTCGACATACCTGCTCTGCCTTTGATCGTAAAGTGTTTCTTTTTTTCCATCTTTTGCACTCATTTCGTGCTAAATTCCTCCATTACTAGCTTAATTCATGATATAATATTTCTCAACTTGATTTTCTTCAAAGTAAAAGGAGAAGATATATCTTATCCTTCTTTAGTATAGTTTCACCATTTTAAGGAAAAAGAAATTAACCATGTTTGTGTACGTATTAATTCTTCTGGCTTGATCCTTctttaattaaactaaatacgGGAAAGTCGAAGTTTTGCTCGAAAGAGAATGGAATGTGTATTTTTGTGAAAGAATCGATTTTTTTGGCTACGtaagtataaaattaatatgCATGGGGGAAAATACATGATATATCTAAATTATATACAAATTATCATTCTTCACGTTAAGCATGTTCGAGAAATTTTCGTATGACCAAATGAGAGAATATATTTCGTAATCAAGAAATTAGATTATGTTGACGTAAGTGCGACTCATATGGTAAAACGTTTATCCTCCTATCAATAAATTACAGGTTCGAATGACTTAGAGGCTAGAGGAATTAGCGTGTCTGCGTGTGCCTAAAAATGTAAAATGtgattgaataattttaaatcagccatttatttagttaataattaatcaaagtCGAGAGACATAAAAATAACTGAGTTACAAATATACTGAATTATAATAGTAACTAAAAAAACTATTGTATTAGTACTAGCCGCACTGAAGCAAAATAAGAATGAAAATGTTTTTTATGCAGTAAATACGAACTAATGCCAAGAATAGCACAAAAGTAATTAAATTTCTCGTATGATATCATATTAAAGTAGTACTAATATTAAAGTAGTAGTAATATTTTGGGCATAATGTAATTAAAATGATTCCTTGAGGTAGAAGGTAAGGTGCTTAAGGAAAAAGTTTGGGTTGGAGTGGAAAGAAGGGGTGGCCTCACTTTCATAAAGAGGGAATTTTAAAACTGAAAAGCTGTGTGCAAAATCTGGCAGAAGAAGCAGCTAAAATTCAGTGGCTTAGCTTATATCTTTCaccaaattattaattttaccTTCTTTTAGTTGGGGAATTATTGATTTAAGTTTTAATGCAACCTTTATAATTTGATTTCAAAGGAAGATTCTCCTTTATCCGAATATAAACACCATTTTTACACCGTGTTTCCGCCTTTCcgttcctttttctttttacttaaagaaaaagtgatataagtTGTATTATTCATTTACTATAATTTAATCAcatttattaaattaagattttttttatataaaaaataatcatccaCCAAATTAGTTCCATAGTCAGAATCCTTGATTCACTTATATCCATTTAGAGAGGGTGAGACGAAAGTTCAGATTCTAGGAGAAAATTGGTATGGATAATAATTGTGTTTCAAAATTTCAATGAGAAGCAGTTTTTGGGGTGTGAGATTTTTGTGGGGGAGAATCAATCTTATCACTTGACTCTGTCAAACATTTAAAACGCTACACGCCAATTGCCCTTACAATAAGTTCCAacattcatttatatatttga is a window encoding:
- the LOC130997959 gene encoding uncharacterized protein LOC130997959 isoform X2, with the translated sequence MMQTQRTLENQQSMQSGQISGSLSFNGTLSKEDEEMSKSALSTFRAKEEEIEKKKMEVKEKVQAQLGRIEEETKRLAVIREELDALSDPMKKEVSFVRKKIDSVNKELKPLGQTCQKKEREYKEALEAFNEKNKEKVQLITKLMELVSESERMRLKKLEELSKNIETIRIA
- the LOC130997959 gene encoding uncharacterized protein LOC130997959 isoform X1, producing the protein MMQTQRTLENQQSMQSGQISGSLSFNGTLSKEDEEMSKSALSTFRAKEEEIEKKKMEVKEKVQAQLGRIEEETKRLAVIREELDALSDPMKKEVSFVRKKIDSVNKELKPLGQTCQKKEREYKEALEAFNEKNKEKVQLITKLMEVRAKLILLIHSNHTLNARELKLITSYVFYSAGE